Proteins from a single region of Oceanispirochaeta sp. M1:
- a CDS encoding VWA domain-containing protein, with the protein MLTFESPAYLFLLILLPVFMYLRHFSPSFGRTVRVSTGVWRKGLVPIRQKMLKFSLIITASFFWLGIFLLGLALGGPALSIHEKIHLNKGADIIIVLDQSPSMAARDFPPDTRLDAAKNMVKFFVSARKNDSIGLVGFGQEAVLKVPPTTDYNTFLRRLEKSSIMELGEGTAIGMGLAVAVLHLSESTADQRVIILITDGDNNAGEIQPLAAASMAAQMGIRIYTIGIGAEGEVPFEFKNPETGKIMSGVLNSRFDEELLEELAETADGSFFKATSSGSLESVFRSIDSLETIDERVRIQVRTIPLYRFFVFIALLLIMVDLLFRKVLLREVL; encoded by the coding sequence ATGCTGACATTTGAATCACCGGCATATCTTTTCCTTCTGATTCTCCTCCCCGTCTTTATGTACCTGCGTCATTTCTCTCCCTCCTTCGGAAGAACTGTCAGAGTCTCCACAGGAGTCTGGAGAAAGGGTCTTGTTCCTATCAGACAAAAAATGCTTAAATTTTCATTGATTATTACAGCCTCTTTTTTCTGGTTGGGGATTTTTCTTCTAGGCCTGGCTCTCGGAGGACCGGCATTAAGTATTCATGAGAAAATACATCTGAATAAGGGTGCTGATATTATTATTGTTCTTGATCAGTCTCCCAGTATGGCCGCCCGTGATTTCCCCCCTGATACCAGGTTGGATGCGGCAAAGAACATGGTTAAATTTTTTGTCTCTGCAAGAAAAAATGACTCTATCGGCCTTGTCGGCTTCGGACAGGAAGCTGTTTTGAAGGTACCGCCTACAACAGATTACAATACATTCCTGAGGCGTCTTGAAAAAAGCAGTATTATGGAACTTGGAGAAGGAACTGCCATCGGAATGGGATTGGCCGTTGCGGTACTTCATCTTTCTGAAAGTACAGCGGATCAGCGGGTTATCATACTTATCACAGATGGTGATAATAATGCGGGAGAGATTCAGCCTCTGGCTGCCGCCTCTATGGCTGCACAGATGGGAATAAGAATTTACACCATCGGTATCGGAGCCGAAGGGGAAGTCCCCTTTGAATTTAAAAACCCCGAGACCGGGAAAATCATGTCCGGTGTACTGAACAGCCGTTTTGATGAAGAGCTCCTGGAGGAACTGGCAGAAACGGCTGACGGCAGTTTTTTTAAAGCCACATCATCGGGAAGTCTTGAGTCGGTGTTTCGTTCAATTGATTCCCTTGAAACCATAGACGAGAGGGTCCGTATTCAGGTTCGTACTATTCCCCTTTACAGATTTTTTGTGTTTATCGCACTTCTTCTGATTATGGTGGATCTGCTGTTCAGGAAAGTCCTGCTGAGGGAGGTGCTGTGA
- a CDS encoding DUF58 domain-containing protein — MEEISRKVKHLHFISRKLVDTIFAGNYRSVFKGPGLEFDEVREYSDGDDTRFIDWNVSSRMGTPYTKTFREEREVVLQVLVDTSSSLFFSSGSINKRELAGHIFAIIALAAVANNDKVGSLLFSDHVEEQIQPRKGKKHVLKQITQILSVEEGRKGSNLALACKTASQTMKRRGICLILSDFRTTNYRTELTLLARKHDVIAIRLTDPLDRDFPSSGLVSLEDPESGQTLNVMGTGRMRQQYRDFWEHERYLWHKNCKSAGVDVLEISTEDDPAVKLLHFFERRKKKA; from the coding sequence ATGGAAGAAATCTCCCGGAAAGTAAAACATTTACACTTCATCTCAAGAAAGCTGGTGGATACCATATTCGCCGGGAACTACCGTTCCGTGTTCAAGGGGCCGGGTCTTGAGTTTGATGAGGTCCGGGAATATTCGGACGGAGACGATACCCGTTTTATTGACTGGAATGTAAGCTCCCGTATGGGCACTCCCTACACCAAGACCTTCCGTGAAGAGCGCGAAGTTGTGCTTCAGGTTCTTGTGGATACCTCCAGCTCTCTGTTCTTCAGTTCAGGGAGCATCAATAAGAGGGAGCTGGCCGGGCATATTTTTGCAATCATCGCCCTGGCTGCGGTAGCCAATAATGACAAGGTGGGAAGCCTCCTTTTTTCGGATCATGTTGAGGAACAGATTCAGCCCCGGAAAGGGAAAAAGCATGTTCTTAAACAGATAACCCAGATTCTCTCGGTAGAGGAGGGAAGGAAGGGCTCCAACCTGGCACTGGCATGCAAGACTGCCTCACAGACCATGAAAAGACGGGGGATCTGCCTGATCCTTTCAGACTTCAGAACCACTAACTACAGAACAGAGCTTACCCTTCTTGCAAGGAAGCATGATGTTATTGCTATAAGACTTACGGATCCATTGGACAGGGATTTCCCCTCCAGCGGCCTGGTCAGTCTGGAAGACCCCGAATCGGGGCAGACTCTCAATGTTATGGGGACAGGACGTATGCGTCAGCAGTACCGGGATTTCTGGGAACATGAGCGCTATCTCTGGCACAAGAACTGTAAATCTGCGGGTGTGGATGTTCTGGAAATCTCCACAGAGGATGACCCGGCTGTGAAGCTGCTTCATTTTTTTGAAAGGAGAAAAAAGAAGGCATGA